A genomic segment from Patescibacteria group bacterium encodes:
- a CDS encoding nucleoside triphosphate pyrophosphohydrolase, translating into MEKIYNKLVRDNIPEIIRRDKAEPRIRILEQEEYLKELFRKLEEEAKETAEAGKNKKELMKEIGDVYEIIDAIIDNCGLDKEEIIKLKNQRKTERGGFEKKIFLESVSN; encoded by the coding sequence ATGGAAAAAATTTATAACAAATTAGTGCGCGACAATATTCCGGAAATTATAAGGCGAGACAAGGCCGAGCCGCGAATCAGGATTTTAGAGCAAGAAGAATACCTGAAAGAATTGTTTAGAAAATTAGAAGAAGAAGCCAAAGAAACGGCCGAAGCCGGAAAAAATAAGAAAGAGCTAATGAAAGAAATCGGCGATGTTTATGAGATTATTGATGCCATTATTGATAATTGCGGCTTGGATAAAGAAGAAATTATTAAATTAAAAAATCAGCGTAAAACTGAACGCGGTGGTTTTGAAAAAAAAATATTTTTAGAGAGTGTTAGCAATTAA